The DNA window GTGGCCACGCTCGCGCCGAAGTGGATATCCAATTCGGTCGGCGGCATGTTCGCGACGCCGATCGTCGTCAACGGCAGCGTGTATAAGGCCGACTTCGGCGGCCATATCCTCAGCTTGAACGAAGCGACCGGCGCGACGGCGTGGACATTTGTGACGGGCCAGGACGGCGCGTTTATCAGCACGCCGACCTATAGCAATGGAGTCCTTTACGAGGGCACGACCAGAGGCGTGTTCTACGCCATTGACGCCGCGACCGGCGCGCTCAAGTTCAAGTACCCGGATGTCGCGCTCAATGCGGGCTATGAAGGGTCGGCGATTGTCGCCGGCGGCGTTGTGTATGAAGGGGTCAGCAATTTAGATGAGGAGACCAACCGCTGCATCGCAGACGACCAATTTGTGTCATTTTCTTCCACGTCGCCCACGATATTGAATACCCTTACGATAACGCCGCCGGGAAGCACGGGCGCAAGCGTTTGGGCATCGCCGATGATCGATCCGCAGGGGTATGCGTATTTGGCCACGGGCAACACCTGTCTTGGGCCCCAGACCCTCCTCGAAGCCGATGCGATCCTCAACGTCGGTCCAGCCACGATGAAACTCAACTGGGCTGAGCCGGGTCCGCCGGACTCGCACGATCTCGACTTCGGCGCTACGCCTGTTTACGTCGATGGGATGGTCGTCGATGGGGCTAAAGATGGCTTGATCTACGCCTTTGCTACTCTCACGGGCGCGTTGGCCTGGAAGACAAACGGCGGCATTTCGAACGGCGCCATCATCGGCTCGCCTGCGACGGATGGAACGCATATCTTCGTGCCCTTTTACGTCGGGTCGACCGGTGGCGCGATCGTCGCGCTGAATCTTGACGGAACCGTTGCCTGGACCGTGCCGACGGAATCCGACGAGAACGGCTTCGGCCCGTTATCGGCGCCGGCCGTGTCGCAAGGAATGATCTTCGTCGGTTACACTGACACCGGCTGCGCCACCGGCCCGTGCGACGGCATATCTGCGCTCGATGCGAACACCGGCCAGCTGCTGTGGCGGTATAGGACCACGCACGCGATCTACACGGGACCTGCCATCGTCGACGGCGGCCTTTTCGTTGGCGAATTTGACGGCTCATCGGTCTACTGCTTCACGCCGAACGGCATCTGAGGCCGAAACGGAGGCGCACATCATACATTTCTCTTCATGCCGGGCGAAGTTGCATTCGGCAACGCGGCTAGCGCTCGCGATCTGTTCGCTTGCCCTTGCTGCTTGCGGCGGTAATTCTGCCGGCCCCATGCCGCGTCATAGCACAGCGCCGCAGTCCGGCGCGATTCCCAATTACGTGCCGCCCAACTTTCCGTCGGCCGACTGGCCGCAATTCCGCCGCGACGATCAGCGCACGGGGAACAATCCCAACCAGACGCTGATCACCAAGGCCAACGTGGCCACCCTCGCGCCGAAATGGATATCTAATTCACCGGGCGGCATGTTCGCGTCGCCTGTGGTCTTCAACGGCGAGGTGTACAAGGCCGACCTCGGCGGACACATTCTCGAATTGAATGAAGCCACCGGTGCGACGGCATGGACGTTCTTGTCGGTCGACGGCGCCGGGTTTATCAGCACGCCTGCCTACAGCAACGGCGTTCTCTACGAAGGAACGGTCAAGGGCGGATTTTACGCCGTCGACGCCGCGACCGGCGCGTTGAAGATTCAGTACCCGTCGGTCACGCCAAATGCGAGCTTTGAATCGTCGGCGCTAGTCGCAGGAGGCGCCGTATATGTGGGCGTCACCAACCTGCACGAGGACAGCACTGGCTGTATCGTCGCTGATCAATTTGTCGCGTTTTCGCCTCAGTCGCCAACGATCGTGAATGACCTTACCATAACACCTCCGGGATCCAGCGGCGCAAGCGTCTGGTCGTCGCCGATGATCGATCAGAACGGGTATGCCTATATTGCCACCGGCAACTCGTGTACGGGGCCGGCGCTTGAAGCCGCCGACGCGATCCTCAAAGTGGGTCCCGCGACGATGAAGATCAACTGGGACCAACAGGGGCCGCCGGACGGCCACGATCTCGACTACGGTGCGACGCCGGTCTACGTCAACGGCATGGTCGTTGATGGATCAAAAGATGGCAATGTCTACGCGTACGTCGCAGCCACCGGAGTGCTGGCTTGGAAGACCAATGCCGGCATCGCGAGCGGCGCCGTCATCGGCTCGCCCGCGAGCGACGGGTCGCACGTCTTCGTGCCTTATTACGTGGCGGGGGCGGGCGGCGCGATTGTCGCGCTAAATCTTGACGGAAGTGTGGCATGGACTCTGCCGACGGCCCGCGATCAGAGCGGCATCGGCGTCCTGTCGGCACCGGCCGTCTCGCAAGGCATGATTTTCGTGGGCTACGCAGAGGCCGGCTGCACGACCGGACCGTGCAACGGCATATCGGCACTCGATGCGAACACTGGCCAGGTGCTCTGGCGCTACGCCACGATCCACGCGATCTATGCCGGACCGGCCATCGTCGACGGCGGCTTAATCGTAGGCGAATTTGACGGCACGTCGGTATATTGCTTCACGCCGAACGGCATATGATGGCCCCTGTAGGAGGGCAAGCATCGCTTGCCCCGTCTGATTGTAGGGGCCGACCTTTATGGTCGGCTCCGCTTGCCCCGGTGCTGGACGCCCCTGTACTAGGGCAAGCATCGCTTGCCCATCGCGCAATCGCGATCGCGGCATTATTACTGATCTCCTCGACGGCTAGCGCCAATGCGGATCAGCAGCCAGTGACCGTCGGTCACGCGCCGATCACGATCGCCGCGGACCGCGTGATGTACTTCAGTAACGAGGCGACCATCCAAGCACGCGGACACGTGCGCGCCACGTTGCCCGACGGCGCATCGTTGACGGCCGACGCTTTTTCGATGGATCTTTCGCTTGAGCGCATCGTCGCAGCCGGGCACCTCACGATTCACACTTCTGCCGGCGATTTCTCCGGCGCCGCGATTGCCGATTTTCTGCCCTTCCGGCGCTTGTACTTCGTCCCTCTAGTCCCCGGCGCGGATCGTTGGACGTTTCTGAACGGAGACTACGCGCATCCGGAAAAAGGCCGCGAGATGCCGGGAGACGCGTTCTTCCTCGCCGACTTCGGCGCCACACGCCCGTTCATCGTCGCCAAGCGTGCGATCATTGACCCGACGACCTTCGCCCGTTTCGCCCCGGCGTCGTTCGGTCTGTTCAACGGCACGATCCGCACGCCGCCATTGCCGCCGTTCGTCGAGAATTTCTCCGAGGACCCCAATTTCGGAGTGAACGCCCTTTCCGGCGCGACGTATGACATCCCGTACGGTTTCGCGGGTTCCGCCACTACGCTCGACGCGGTCCACTTGCGCTACGATCAGACGCTCAACACGTATGCCTCGTTCGAACATCATCTCGTCGCTCCGAGCGGCGCATATGCCGTGTTCAGCCTGAATCCGGCGACGCAACTGAACAAACAATGGAATCTCTTAGGATATGCCCCGCTTGGCGCTAAGGCCGCGCTCGAATTGACCACGCAATTGTTCACGTTCCAATCCGGGCTTTCGCAGCCGCTTTCGTCAAACGGATTCGCCGACGTCAAAGTGCTGCGCGCGTTGCACCATTCTTCGCTCACGTTCGAGCTCACGCCGCAGTACGGGAACTTGCTCGCGCCCACGCCGCGCGGCTTCTACGGCAATTCGTCGCACACGTACGCGCAGAATCATCCGATGACGTTCGGCGCATCTTGGTCGAGCTTCGACGAACCGCTGTGGAAATCGGGACTATCCTTTCGCGTGCAGTCGGGTTTCGGCTACGACCATGACTATTTTGGCATAGGAGTGCTGCACCCCCAGACCGTCACGACCAAGTTCGTAGGCGCATCGCTTGAAACGCCCGTCTACCCCGGTCCATTCAAGTCGGGACTCACGGCAGTGTATCAAATTCAGCGGACGTGGCTAAGCTTCCCCAACGTCGTCGACCGCGACACGCTCGCCGTCACCGACAGCCGCCGGTTCAACCGCTCCTTGATCCTGCTCGCATCCGGCGTGTTCGATTCGATTTCGACGCACGATCTGGCCGCCACGTTCTCGGCACCCAACGCGACAACGGGTTTAACCCCGTCTCCACAGTCTAACAACGGCATCGCGAATGTGGGCGGCGTTGGCATCTATCCGCAATTCCTCGGCGCCACTAACCGGGCGTTCGGCCTGACGGCGGAATTCCAACCGAATAACGCCTTTCAGATGTCGATGTCGCTGCAGCAAAACAATTACTCACCGCTTCAGACGCCCACTCACTTCGGACCGCCGCGCTATCAATTCAGCGGTGATGTGCGGTTCAAGATCTCAAAGACGACGTCGCTCGATATCGCGCGCGCCTATTTCTTCAACTGGGGCGGGCTCGGCTGGACGCCGCGGTTCTCGCTGCAGGTGACGCCGCAGTAGCATTGCTGTAAACTCTGTAGGAGGGCCATTGTACTAGGGCGAGCATCGCTTGCCCATGGGTGAGCGTTGCTCACCCTACTACTACCAGGCGTTGTTTACGCGAAGTAGCGGTAGAGTTCGGTGCCCGCGGCTTGCGCCGCCGCGAGCGGCACGTCCGGCTCTGTGAGTATCTTGGTGAGATCGGCGAGAGCCGCTTCCATGTTGCGTACGGCGTCACTTTTCTCCGGCTGAGAGTATCTTCCGACGTACACCGGAACCGCCTCGGCGCCAAGGCGAAGCTTGAAGTGAACGAGCCCCTCGTCTTCGGAGATGCCGAGATCGACCGCGCTAAATCCCTCGGTCGCGGCCTCTTCGAGAACCTTGCCCAGCAGGTAATGATTGGGATGCAAGGACAGCAGGTCCAGATCGGATGCGCTGAATTTGTAGTACAGAGTGTCGCCCCACCGTATGAAAAGCATCGCCGCAACGGCGCGGTCGGCAGCGTGCGCCGCGACGACGAATCCACGGTCGGGAAAAAAGCGTTCGGCGAGCCGCTCAAAAAATTTGCGCGGCTGCGGCAGCAAGCGATGCTTGGCAACGCGCAGCCGCGAATGAAGGGCGTAGAATGTCTCGACGGATTCGTCACCGCTCAAGAGGCGATGCGTTAGTCCTGCGCGTTCGGCGGAGCGCATTCGCGCCCGCTGTTTTGGGTGCAGACGCGCGGTGACTCCGGGCGCTCCGCCGGCGAGAGAGACCGTCTGATGCACGCCGATTTCGCGCGAATCCGCGAGCGAACCGGGCGCGACGCGCGACCGGATTTGCCACGGCACGCCTTCTGCGCACAACGCAGCTTCGAGCGCGGCCCAATCGTCGCCGAGCGGCTCGCACACGTCGGCGAACGCGAACGCGACTCTGCGCCGGCCGCGAAAGTCATCGACTTCGGCGTACGGCAATCCGGCGACCACGCTGCCGCCGCGCACGAGCGCTGCAATCCGAACGGGAAAGCCGTACGTGGACGCGACGAGATCGCCCCAGTCGGAACTTTGGAATAGCGTCTGCCGATGCGACTTCGCGAAATCGAGCCAGCGCGCGCTATGGGGATCGATATGCTCGAGCGTGGCGTCGTCTGTGCGTTCCATGAATCTCCGCGCGGCGATTGTGCGTGCGACGACGTGCGTTCGCGCTCGCCGTGCGGGAACCCCCGGATGCGTGATGGAAACTGCGGACGTGCGCTCCAAACGTCTGCTTGTCATCGGGCTCGATTGCGCGACGCCCGAACTGCTCTTCGACCGGCCTGATTGGAAGTTGCCCACACTGCGAGCATTGATGGCACGCGGCACCTACGGAACGCTGCGCACCGTCACGCCGGCCATCACCATTCCAGCATGGGCCTGCATGATGACGGGAAAAGATCCAGGCGAGCTCGGCATCTACGGATTTCGCAATCGAACCGATCATTCGTATACCGGTCTGCGGCTGGCCACGTCGTTGTCGGTCAAAGAACGAACGCTGTGGGATGTGCTCGGCGCCGCAGGCCGCGATATCGTCACCATCGGCGTGCCGCCGGCATATCCTCCGAAACCGGTGAACGGCACGACGGTCGGCTGCTTTCTCACGCCCGGACCGCAGAGCGCGTACACGTATCCCGCGAGTGCGAAAGATGAGATCGCCCAGCTCTTGCACGCCGACTATCTCGTCGATTGCCCGAATTTCCGAACCGAAGACAAAGACGGCCTGCTGCGCCAGCTTTACGACATGACGGAGCGCCGCTTCGCCGTGGTCGAAGACTGGCTCGAGCGCAAACCGTGGGACTTCTTCATGTTCGTCGAGATCGGTTCGGACCGTCTCCACCACGGCTTTTGGAAATTCTTCGACCCGCTGCATCGCGGGCACGTGCCCGGCAACAAATATCAGGGCGTCATCCGCCAATACTACGAAGACCTCGACGCCATGCTGTCGCGGGCGCTTGCACGGATCGACCAAGACGAGACGCATATATTCGTCGTCTCCGATCACGGCGCAAAGCGCATGGACGGCGGCATCTGCATCAACGAGTGGCTCATCCGAGAGGGCTACCTCACGCTGAAATCGATTCCGGACTCGCCCACGCCATTCGCAAAGCTGGACGTCGACTGGTCGCGCACGTCCGTTTGGGGTGAAGGCGGATACTATGCGCGCGTCTTTTTCAACATCGCCGGCCGCGAGCCCGAAGGCACGGTGCCGCCCGGCCGCGTCGAAAAGCTGGCCGAAGAAGTCGCGCGCAAAATAGCAGCCATCCCCGACGATTTGGGGCGGCCTCTCGCCAATGAAGTTTTCCGGCCGCACGAGATCTACCGCACAGTGCGCGGCATCGCACCCGATCTCATGGTCTATTTCGGCGATCTCCATTGGCGCTCGGTGGGATCGGTCGGCTACCGCGCGCTGCACACATTCGAAAACGACATCGGGCCCGACGACGCAAATCACGCCCGCTACGGCATCTACATCGAAGCGTTGGCGGACCGGCCGGGTCTCGGGCGATCAGACGACGTCGACATCCTTTCGATGTACGAGCGCTTCGCGCGCGCCTCGGGACTCGCGCTGGCCGGCTAACCGCCGCATTTTGGCTTCTGCCGCCAGAAATGCAAGTGTTCGAGGCCTTTTGCGATGACGCTTGCGGCTAGCGCGCGCCCGTGTGGCGAATAATGACCATCGACGGTGCCGAAGAGCGGTACCCGCTGCGCATCTAATTCGGCGTGAACAAACGCAGGGTAGAGATCGATAGAAGGGACCTCGGTTCTCGCGATGACGCGCTGCAGGTCGCTCTCAAAATCGTTGCCCGCCGGCGGTCCGAGATCGAGCCACACCCAATCGGGAAA is part of the Candidatus Eremiobacteraceae bacterium genome and encodes:
- a CDS encoding alkaline phosphatase family protein, which codes for METADVRSKRLLVIGLDCATPELLFDRPDWKLPTLRALMARGTYGTLRTVTPAITIPAWACMMTGKDPGELGIYGFRNRTDHSYTGLRLATSLSVKERTLWDVLGAAGRDIVTIGVPPAYPPKPVNGTTVGCFLTPGPQSAYTYPASAKDEIAQLLHADYLVDCPNFRTEDKDGLLRQLYDMTERRFAVVEDWLERKPWDFFMFVEIGSDRLHHGFWKFFDPLHRGHVPGNKYQGVIRQYYEDLDAMLSRALARIDQDETHIFVVSDHGAKRMDGGICINEWLIREGYLTLKSIPDSPTPFAKLDVDWSRTSVWGEGGYYARVFFNIAGREPEGTVPPGRVEKLAEEVARKIAAIPDDLGRPLANEVFRPHEIYRTVRGIAPDLMVYFGDLHWRSVGSVGYRALHTFENDIGPDDANHARYGIYIEALADRPGLGRSDDVDILSMYERFARASGLALAG
- a CDS encoding PQQ-binding-like beta-propeller repeat protein, translating into MPRHSTAPQSGAIPNYVPPNFPSADWPQFRRDDQRTGNNPNQTLITKANVATLAPKWISNSPGGMFASPVVFNGEVYKADLGGHILELNEATGATAWTFLSVDGAGFISTPAYSNGVLYEGTVKGGFYAVDAATGALKIQYPSVTPNASFESSALVAGGAVYVGVTNLHEDSTGCIVADQFVAFSPQSPTIVNDLTITPPGSSGASVWSSPMIDQNGYAYIATGNSCTGPALEAADAILKVGPATMKINWDQQGPPDGHDLDYGATPVYVNGMVVDGSKDGNVYAYVAATGVLAWKTNAGIASGAVIGSPASDGSHVFVPYYVAGAGGAIVALNLDGSVAWTLPTARDQSGIGVLSAPAVSQGMIFVGYAEAGCTTGPCNGISALDANTGQVLWRYATIHAIYAGPAIVDGGLIVGEFDGTSVYCFTPNGI
- a CDS encoding PQQ-binding-like beta-propeller repeat protein, giving the protein MRPFSAGPIFRNAALVAVALCALGLYACGGGGGSSAVPKPHPSRMTDSGAIPNYVPPSFPSAEWPQFRRDDQRTGNNPNQMLITKANVATLAPKWISNSVGGMFATPIVVNGSVYKADFGGHILSLNEATGATAWTFVTGQDGAFISTPTYSNGVLYEGTTRGVFYAIDAATGALKFKYPDVALNAGYEGSAIVAGGVVYEGVSNLDEETNRCIADDQFVSFSSTSPTILNTLTITPPGSTGASVWASPMIDPQGYAYLATGNTCLGPQTLLEADAILNVGPATMKLNWAEPGPPDSHDLDFGATPVYVDGMVVDGAKDGLIYAFATLTGALAWKTNGGISNGAIIGSPATDGTHIFVPFYVGSTGGAIVALNLDGTVAWTVPTESDENGFGPLSAPAVSQGMIFVGYTDTGCATGPCDGISALDANTGQLLWRYRTTHAIYTGPAIVDGGLFVGEFDGSSVYCFTPNGI
- a CDS encoding GNAT family N-acetyltransferase, whose product is MERTDDATLEHIDPHSARWLDFAKSHRQTLFQSSDWGDLVASTYGFPVRIAALVRGGSVVAGLPYAEVDDFRGRRRVAFAFADVCEPLGDDWAALEAALCAEGVPWQIRSRVAPGSLADSREIGVHQTVSLAGGAPGVTARLHPKQRARMRSAERAGLTHRLLSGDESVETFYALHSRLRVAKHRLLPQPRKFFERLAERFFPDRGFVVAAHAADRAVAAMLFIRWGDTLYYKFSASDLDLLSLHPNHYLLGKVLEEAATEGFSAVDLGISEDEGLVHFKLRLGAEAVPVYVGRYSQPEKSDAVRNMEAALADLTKILTEPDVPLAAAQAAGTELYRYFA